Proteins encoded within one genomic window of Acidimicrobiia bacterium:
- the glmM gene encoding phosphoglucosamine mutase has translation MLKEGRRLFGTDGIRGVANTELTPDFVMRLSRAAGEALPRGPVIVGRDTRRSGEMLSSALQAGFHSVGIDTVDVGVLPSGGVARLTGTSGAMMGAVVSASHNPASDNGIKLLGATGAKLSDAEEDEIEARLRTDRPFNVAVGEAVGTRFLNTDALAEYLDFLAGLAEYSFRGLALTLDCANGAAYKAAPQLFHRLKADVRVLAADPDGTNINDGVGATSPAFLAREAKGRLGLAFDGDADRLIAVDEEGVPANGDVIMAVIARHMHERGRLKNNTVVATVMSNLGFRKAMESIGVNLIQTQVGDRYVLEGMREHGASLGGEQSGHVIFLNDLVTGDGLLTALRLVEVVAASGRRLADLRRETITEFPQILRNVRVGETKGLEESEVIWSAVERAEKELAGNGRILVRASGTEPLIRVMVEASTKDGAAAIADDLIGVVRAELA, from the coding sequence ATGCTCAAGGAGGGTCGCCGACTCTTCGGAACCGACGGCATCCGCGGTGTCGCGAACACCGAACTGACGCCCGACTTCGTAATGCGGCTGAGCCGAGCCGCCGGTGAGGCTCTTCCGCGCGGGCCGGTGATCGTCGGTCGCGACACCAGGAGGTCGGGCGAGATGCTGTCCTCCGCGCTTCAGGCCGGGTTCCACAGCGTCGGCATCGACACGGTCGACGTCGGCGTGCTCCCGTCCGGAGGGGTCGCCCGTCTCACCGGTACCAGCGGTGCAATGATGGGAGCCGTCGTCAGTGCCTCACACAATCCAGCCTCGGACAACGGCATCAAACTGCTGGGCGCGACGGGGGCCAAGCTCTCCGACGCCGAAGAGGATGAGATCGAGGCCCGGCTTCGAACTGATCGCCCCTTCAACGTCGCCGTCGGGGAGGCGGTCGGCACCAGGTTCTTGAACACGGATGCCCTCGCGGAGTATCTCGACTTCCTGGCAGGACTCGCCGAGTACTCCTTCCGCGGCCTCGCGCTGACACTCGACTGTGCCAACGGCGCCGCATACAAGGCGGCGCCTCAGTTGTTCCACCGCTTGAAGGCAGACGTCAGGGTCCTGGCCGCCGATCCGGACGGAACCAACATCAACGATGGCGTTGGGGCCACATCCCCTGCGTTTCTCGCCAGGGAGGCGAAAGGCCGCCTGGGCCTCGCCTTCGACGGTGACGCAGATCGGCTGATTGCGGTCGATGAGGAGGGGGTACCCGCCAACGGCGACGTCATCATGGCGGTCATCGCCCGTCATATGCACGAGCGCGGTCGGCTGAAGAACAACACCGTGGTTGCCACCGTGATGTCCAATCTGGGTTTCCGCAAGGCGATGGAGTCCATCGGCGTCAACCTGATTCAGACCCAGGTCGGTGATCGCTATGTTCTCGAGGGCATGCGTGAGCACGGCGCGTCCTTGGGCGGCGAGCAATCGGGGCACGTCATCTTCCTCAACGATCTGGTGACCGGAGACGGTCTCCTGACGGCACTTCGGCTCGTCGAGGTGGTGGCCGCGTCCGGTCGGCGGCTCGCAGACCTCCGCAGAGAGACGATCACCGAGTTTCCGCAGATTCTCCGAAATGTCAGAGTGGGGGAGACCAAAGGTCTGGAGGAGTCCGAGGTGATCTGGTCTGCGGTCGAGCGAGCCGAAAAGGAGCTCGCCGGGAATGGGAGGATTCTCGTCAGAGCCTCCGGGACCGAACCGTTGATCAGGGTCATGGTCGAGGCATCGACAAAGGACGGCGCGGCGGCAATCGCCGATGATTTGATCGGTGTTGTGCGAGCCGAGTTGGCCTGA
- the rpsI gene encoding 30S ribosomal protein S9, producing MSKPLVQATGRRKSSVARVRLHEGTGRVVINDRSLEDYFPTMAQRIRVLEPLRVGEIEGRYDVYVTVHGGGTTGQTDAIRLGIARAILDLIPELRPQLKSNGLLTRDARRVERKKYGLRKARRAPQYTKR from the coding sequence ATGTCCAAGCCACTCGTTCAGGCAACCGGGCGTCGCAAGTCCTCGGTAGCCCGTGTCCGACTCCATGAGGGGACGGGCCGTGTTGTCATCAACGACCGGTCGTTGGAGGATTACTTCCCGACGATGGCGCAGCGTATCCGTGTTCTCGAACCGCTCCGAGTGGGCGAAATAGAAGGCCGCTACGACGTGTACGTCACGGTCCATGGTGGCGGCACGACCGGGCAGACCGACGCGATTCGTCTCGGCATCGCCCGTGCGATCCTTGACTTGATCCCTGAACTCCGGCCGCAGCTGAAGAGCAACGGCCTGCTGACCAGAGACGCTCGCAGGGTTGAGCGCAAGAAGTACGGCCTCCGCAAGGCCCGTCGCGCTCCGCAGTACACAAAGCGCTAG
- the rplM gene encoding 50S ribosomal protein L13, translated as MQKTYSPKPDDVQRAWYVVDAEGLPLGRLASEIAQVLRGKHKPQFAPHLDVGDFVVVVNADKVAVTSAKSERKIYYRHSGFPGGLKEESFASLIDRRPEQVMERAVRGMLPKNRLGRQMLKKLKVHAGADHPHEAQSPQPLVFDIRKVDA; from the coding sequence ATGCAGAAGACCTATTCACCAAAACCCGACGACGTGCAACGCGCCTGGTATGTCGTGGACGCAGAGGGCCTCCCACTCGGGCGGCTGGCGTCAGAGATCGCTCAGGTGCTGCGCGGCAAGCACAAGCCGCAATTCGCACCGCATCTCGACGTTGGTGACTTCGTCGTCGTAGTCAACGCCGACAAGGTGGCGGTCACATCGGCCAAATCCGAGCGCAAGATCTACTACCGCCATTCCGGTTTTCCGGGCGGGTTGAAGGAAGAGTCCTTCGCATCGCTCATCGACCGCCGTCCGGAGCAGGTGATGGAGCGGGCGGTCAGGGGAATGCTTCCAAAGAATCGTCTCGGACGCCAGATGCTCAAGAAGCTGAAGGTTCATGCCGGGGCGGACCATCCACACGAGGCGCAGTCGCCGCAACCACTCGTGTTCGATATCCGAAAGGTGGACGCCTGA
- the ilvA gene encoding threonine ammonia-lyase encodes MTDKLISLDEIRAARARMGSTVIVTPSVHSTSFSRMTGRDVWFKAENLQRTGSFKIRGAMNVLSQLDPEERSAGVVAASAGNHAQGVALAAQSTGVRATVFMPEAAPLPKVSATREYGAEVRLTGTSLEDAVVAARAYAGETGARFIHPYDDAAIVTGQGTLGIEVAEQVPEAGTVVIPVGGGGLMAGSAAALKALRPDVRIVGVEIVTANTYELSRKEGSPTPVAPRPTVADGIAVHEPSLLAFRHIEAFVDELATVDDPQAMQAVAFLLERTKLLVEASGAVGVAALMEGRLDHLPDPFVIVLSGGNIDLLLLNRVIRGGLAAAGRFAWYRVRIPDVPGQLAGLLNVIASHGGNVVSVEHYREEGGVPVGFTDVLIAVETRGPEHSDELRLALGEYGLVG; translated from the coding sequence TTGACCGACAAACTGATCTCCCTCGACGAGATTCGCGCGGCGAGAGCCCGCATGGGATCGACCGTAATCGTGACTCCTTCCGTCCACTCGACATCGTTCTCACGGATGACGGGACGCGATGTCTGGTTCAAAGCGGAGAACCTGCAGCGGACCGGATCGTTCAAGATCCGGGGAGCGATGAACGTCCTCTCACAGCTCGACCCCGAGGAACGCTCCGCCGGGGTCGTTGCCGCCTCGGCCGGGAACCATGCCCAGGGTGTAGCCCTCGCCGCTCAGTCGACCGGAGTTCGGGCAACGGTCTTCATGCCCGAGGCGGCGCCGCTGCCCAAGGTTTCGGCGACCAGGGAGTACGGAGCGGAGGTCCGACTCACCGGCACGAGCCTCGAAGACGCGGTGGTCGCCGCCAGGGCATACGCCGGCGAGACGGGTGCCCGTTTCATCCACCCATACGACGACGCCGCAATCGTGACGGGTCAGGGGACGCTGGGGATCGAGGTGGCCGAGCAGGTCCCGGAAGCCGGAACGGTCGTCATTCCCGTCGGTGGTGGTGGCCTCATGGCCGGATCCGCCGCCGCGCTCAAAGCGCTGCGGCCCGATGTCCGCATCGTCGGCGTTGAGATCGTCACCGCCAACACCTACGAGCTCAGCAGGAAGGAGGGTTCACCAACGCCGGTGGCGCCCCGGCCGACGGTTGCCGACGGGATCGCCGTCCACGAGCCCTCCCTCCTCGCCTTCAGGCACATCGAGGCTTTCGTGGATGAACTGGCGACGGTCGACGACCCCCAGGCAATGCAGGCCGTCGCCTTCCTCCTCGAACGCACGAAGCTGCTGGTTGAGGCGTCGGGCGCGGTCGGCGTCGCAGCTCTCATGGAGGGCCGGCTCGACCACCTGCCGGATCCGTTCGTCATCGTCCTCTCCGGCGGCAACATCGACCTGCTCCTCCTCAATCGCGTCATTCGAGGGGGCCTCGCCGCCGCCGGACGCTTCGCCTGGTACCGGGTACGGATTCCCGATGTGCCCGGTCAGCTGGCCGGCCTGCTAAACGTGATCGCTTCCCACGGAGGCAATGTCGTCTCCGTGGAGCACTACAGGGAGGAAGGCGGGGTGCCGGTCGGCTTCACGGATGTTCTGATTGCCGTGGAGACTCGCGGCCCGGAGCACTCGGACGAACTGCGTTTGGCGCTGGGCGAGTACGGACTCGTCGGCTAG